The following proteins are encoded in a genomic region of Mycobacterium sp. 155:
- the nei2 gene encoding endonuclease VIII Nei2, which translates to MPEGDTVFHNAAVLRSALDGKTLTRCDIRVPRYAAVDLTGDVVDEVLSRGKHLFIRVGAASIHSHLKMEGSWKIGWTGGGAPHRIRIVLETNDSRATGIDLGVLEVLDRDCDMDSVAHLGPDLLGSDWEPRTAAANLAAAPDRPLAQALLDQRVMAGVGNVYCNELCFVFGHRPTTPVGTLNNPLRVVQRARDMLWLNRSRWNRTTTGDTRNGHQLWVYGRAGAPCRRCGTLIETDSEGDRVTYWCPNCQV; encoded by the coding sequence ATGCCCGAAGGTGACACCGTTTTCCACAACGCCGCGGTACTGCGCAGCGCACTGGACGGAAAGACGTTGACCCGCTGCGATATCCGAGTACCGCGCTATGCCGCGGTGGACCTCACCGGCGACGTCGTCGATGAAGTGCTCAGCCGTGGCAAGCATCTGTTCATCCGGGTCGGCGCCGCCAGCATCCACTCACATCTGAAGATGGAGGGCAGCTGGAAGATCGGGTGGACCGGCGGTGGTGCACCGCACCGGATCCGAATCGTCCTGGAAACCAATGACAGCAGAGCCACCGGCATCGATCTCGGCGTGCTGGAAGTACTGGACCGCGACTGCGACATGGACTCCGTCGCACACCTCGGACCCGACCTTTTGGGCTCCGACTGGGAACCCCGCACCGCAGCGGCCAATCTGGCCGCCGCCCCGGACCGGCCGCTGGCGCAGGCCTTGCTCGATCAACGGGTGATGGCAGGCGTCGGCAACGTCTATTGCAATGAACTGTGTTTCGTTTTCGGACATCGCCCCACCACGCCGGTCGGCACCCTGAACAATCCGCTGCGGGTCGTACAGCGAGCCCGGGACATGCTGTGGCTCAACCGGTCCCGCTGGAATCGGACCACCACCGGCGATACCAGGAACGGACACCAACTGTGGGTGTACGGCCGGGCTGGTGCACCGTGCCGGCGCTGCGGCACCCTCATCGAGACCGACAGCGAGGGCGATCGCGTGACGTATTGGTGCCCGAACTGTCAGGTGTGA
- a CDS encoding amino acid permease, whose protein sequence is MAIQSGWAGVPESVGYVFKRLFLGKPLVSEQLSSEKLSNSVALGVLSPDAISSSAYGTEEILIELMPFAGLAAFTLLLPITGVILVILVLVAASYRQVVMAYTRAGGSYVVARENFGPRIAQIAAAALLIDYVVTVAVQAAAGTVAVASALRLLGPYSLEITVGVVIVMCYANLRGLREAGRPFAIPTYFFITMMTLMIVVGVARALFGDLPTYDPQHMTGLVEIHQADGLVMGASILVLLRAFANGGSSLTGVEAISNTVGFFRKPQGANARKVLTVMACILAFLVGGVSYLAYATHSAPYAAGYPSVLSEEARAVFGAGPIGNTLYALLQIATAAILFTGANTSFNGFPALASFVAEDRFLPRQLTKRGHRLVFSNGIIVLTALSVVLLVATGGSVNALVPFYAIGVFTGFAMAGYGMTKHHLTHQERGWRHKLAINLSAAVVSTVVVGIFAVAKFTEGAWLVVVVFPLLVWVLMRLNREYRAEAAILEKLHADRSEVTKYARHIVLVLVNAVDLAVIEALRYGRGLRADQLTAVHIMIDAEHAEQVRKRWDYYGFDIPLRVVDCPDRRLTRTAVELVATARAQYHNANVTVLLPRRSYAPLLGRLLHDRTADRIARAISHVPDAAATIVPYDVQSRIRQAFPDLFEERITRGIERVQARVTQADQKRADAYEHPEPPPMAVAVDGLIPGHRAMVEGRVNEVDDFQKQGKRVRIVVIGDDTGELRITLGPGHSGDDIEPGQLIQVTGKARRSGNEPIFMTDPSYRIVQTTDGRALPDGHSAS, encoded by the coding sequence ATGGCGATACAGAGCGGCTGGGCCGGGGTGCCCGAGTCGGTCGGCTATGTGTTCAAGCGACTGTTCTTGGGCAAGCCACTGGTCAGTGAGCAGCTGAGTTCGGAGAAGTTGTCAAATTCGGTTGCCCTGGGGGTGTTGTCGCCCGACGCCATCTCGTCGAGCGCCTACGGCACCGAAGAGATCTTGATCGAGCTGATGCCGTTCGCCGGGCTGGCCGCTTTCACACTCTTGTTGCCCATCACCGGGGTGATTCTGGTGATCCTGGTTCTGGTGGCGGCCTCGTATCGCCAGGTGGTAATGGCCTACACGCGCGCCGGTGGCTCGTATGTGGTTGCACGCGAGAACTTTGGTCCGCGGATCGCGCAGATCGCCGCGGCCGCCCTGTTGATCGACTATGTGGTGACCGTTGCGGTGCAGGCGGCCGCGGGCACGGTCGCGGTGGCGTCGGCGCTGCGCCTGCTCGGGCCCTACAGCCTCGAGATCACGGTCGGCGTCGTCATCGTCATGTGCTACGCGAACCTGCGCGGGCTGCGCGAAGCCGGCCGACCGTTCGCCATTCCGACCTACTTCTTCATCACCATGATGACGTTGATGATCGTGGTCGGCGTTGCCCGCGCACTCTTCGGTGATCTGCCGACCTACGATCCGCAGCACATGACGGGCCTGGTCGAGATCCATCAAGCCGACGGCCTCGTGATGGGGGCATCGATTCTGGTGCTGCTGCGGGCATTCGCCAACGGTGGATCGTCGCTGACCGGAGTCGAGGCGATCTCCAACACCGTGGGCTTTTTCCGAAAGCCGCAGGGCGCCAACGCACGCAAGGTGCTCACGGTCATGGCCTGCATACTCGCCTTCCTCGTCGGCGGAGTGTCTTACCTCGCCTACGCCACGCATTCGGCGCCGTACGCGGCAGGGTATCCGTCGGTGTTGTCCGAGGAGGCGCGCGCCGTTTTCGGTGCCGGGCCTATCGGTAATACCCTCTATGCTCTGCTCCAGATCGCGACTGCGGCGATCCTGTTCACTGGCGCGAACACTAGCTTCAATGGGTTCCCGGCGCTGGCCAGCTTCGTTGCCGAGGACCGCTTCCTACCGCGGCAGCTGACCAAGCGGGGACATCGCCTGGTGTTCTCCAACGGGATCATCGTGCTTACCGCGTTGTCCGTCGTACTGCTCGTTGCCACCGGCGGGTCTGTCAACGCCCTGGTGCCGTTCTACGCGATCGGTGTGTTCACCGGGTTCGCCATGGCCGGTTACGGAATGACGAAACACCATCTGACACACCAAGAGCGAGGCTGGCGGCACAAGCTCGCAATCAACCTGTCGGCGGCCGTGGTGTCGACGGTCGTCGTCGGGATCTTCGCAGTGGCAAAGTTCACCGAGGGAGCTTGGCTCGTCGTAGTGGTCTTCCCGCTTCTCGTGTGGGTGCTGATGCGGCTCAACCGCGAATACCGGGCCGAGGCCGCGATTCTGGAAAAACTCCACGCCGATCGGTCGGAGGTGACGAAGTACGCCCGACACATCGTGTTGGTGTTGGTCAACGCCGTCGACCTCGCGGTGATCGAGGCGTTGCGGTACGGGCGCGGATTGCGTGCCGACCAGTTGACCGCGGTGCACATCATGATCGACGCCGAGCACGCCGAGCAAGTGCGGAAGCGTTGGGACTACTACGGATTCGACATCCCCTTGCGGGTGGTGGATTGCCCCGACCGTCGCCTGACCCGCACCGCTGTGGAGTTGGTGGCCACCGCCCGGGCCCAGTACCACAACGCCAACGTTACCGTCCTGTTGCCTAGGCGAAGCTACGCTCCACTGCTGGGACGCTTGCTGCACGACCGGACCGCCGACAGGATCGCCCGTGCCATCAGCCACGTCCCCGACGCGGCGGCCACCATCGTGCCCTACGACGTGCAGTCACGTATCCGGCAGGCGTTCCCCGATCTGTTCGAGGAACGCATCACCCGCGGAATCGAAAGGGTTCAAGCCCGCGTCACCCAGGCTGACCAAAAACGCGCCGACGCCTACGAGCATCCGGAGCCGCCACCGATGGCGGTCGCGGTCGACGGCCTGATCCCCGGACATCGCGCGATGGTCGAAGGACGCGTGAACGAGGTCGATGACTTCCAGAAGCAGGGCAAGCGGGTCCGCATCGTCGTCATCGGCGACGACACCGGCGAACTGCGGATCACCCTCGGGCCCGGTCACAGCGGCGACGACATCGAACCCGGCCAACTGATTCAGGTCACCGGCAAGGCCCGACGATCCGGCAACGAGCCGATCTTCATGACAGACCCGTCCTACCGCATCGTGCAGACGACCGACGGTCGCGCACTTCCCGACGGTCATTCGGCCTCGTGA
- a CDS encoding HNH endonuclease signature motif containing protein — protein sequence MLANTVVDRETVLAVFDEYDTVCEKLAALTFAAMTLPELLELQSRREIHARRAPAVDHRLLAEAQTRTTAREIGAKNWAEVLAIRLRISRTDATRRIADAALLGPRTATTGEPLPPVLPATAAAQATGQINTGHVAVITTFFDTCPVPLDAPTHAQIDDDLAAIACGNSPEILKRCTQRITFLLHQDGPEPPESVQERRRGIQISPQGLDGLSKMHGYLDAETAATFAAILAKLGAPGMCNRADDTPCVDGTPSTQAIATDTRSTAQRTHDAFLAMGRALLASGTLGQHNGLPVSVVICTTVGELESLSGVATTSSGTRLSIPQVIAMAAHARHYLAVFANHKEIPLYLGRSKRIASPGQRLVLHARDRGCTKPGCANPPDRCQGHHGQRDYAQGGRTDITDLALACPADNRLVNKHGWTTHIRTDGRVEWIPPLLLDTGQDRLNHYWHPEDLSHPNKEADNADGAETRGHQVDRDRRHQPIDDP from the coding sequence ATGCTTGCGAATACCGTCGTGGACCGGGAAACGGTGCTGGCGGTGTTCGACGAGTACGACACGGTCTGCGAGAAACTGGCCGCGTTGACCTTCGCGGCGATGACCCTGCCCGAACTGCTGGAGCTGCAATCCCGCCGCGAGATCCACGCCCGCCGCGCCCCCGCCGTGGATCATCGGCTACTCGCCGAAGCCCAAACCCGGACCACCGCCCGCGAGATCGGCGCCAAAAACTGGGCCGAGGTGTTGGCGATCCGGTTGCGGATCAGCCGCACCGACGCCACACGCCGCATCGCCGATGCCGCCCTCCTCGGACCACGCACCGCCACCACCGGTGAACCGTTGCCACCGGTCCTGCCGGCCACCGCCGCAGCCCAGGCCACCGGCCAGATCAACACCGGCCACGTCGCGGTCATCACCACGTTTTTCGACACATGCCCGGTGCCGCTGGACGCACCAACCCACGCCCAGATCGACGATGACTTGGCCGCCATCGCCTGCGGTAACTCCCCGGAAATCCTGAAACGCTGTACCCAACGCATCACGTTTCTGCTCCACCAGGACGGCCCCGAACCCCCCGAATCCGTCCAGGAACGTCGCCGCGGCATCCAGATCTCCCCACAAGGACTCGACGGGTTGAGCAAGATGCACGGGTATCTCGACGCCGAAACCGCGGCCACCTTCGCAGCGATCCTGGCCAAGTTGGGTGCCCCCGGTATGTGCAACCGTGCCGATGACACTCCGTGTGTCGACGGCACCCCCAGCACGCAGGCCATCGCCACCGACACCCGCAGTACTGCGCAACGCACCCACGACGCCTTCCTGGCGATGGGCCGCGCACTGCTGGCCTCAGGGACACTAGGACAACACAACGGATTACCGGTATCGGTGGTCATCTGCACCACGGTGGGGGAACTGGAATCCCTTTCCGGGGTCGCCACCACCAGCAGCGGCACCCGACTATCCATCCCGCAGGTCATCGCCATGGCCGCCCACGCCCGGCACTACCTGGCGGTGTTCGCCAACCACAAAGAAATACCCCTGTATCTGGGCCGCAGTAAACGCATCGCCTCGCCCGGGCAACGCCTCGTGCTGCACGCCCGCGATCGTGGCTGCACCAAACCGGGCTGCGCGAACCCACCGGACCGCTGCCAGGGCCATCACGGCCAACGGGACTACGCCCAAGGCGGCCGGACCGACATCACCGACCTGGCCCTGGCCTGCCCCGCAGACAATCGCCTCGTCAACAAGCACGGCTGGACCACCCACATCCGCACCGACGGCCGCGTCGAATGGATCCCACCCCTACTGCTCGACACCGGCCAAGACCGCCTCAACCACTACTGGCACCCCGAAGACCTCTCCCACCCAAACAAAGAAGCAGACAATGCCGATGGCGCGGAAACCCGGGGCCACCAAGTCGACCGAGACAGGCGACACCAACCGATCGATGACCCGTAG
- a CDS encoding GNAT family N-acetyltransferase codes for MINAITVRTVTSADLDAIGSIYAHHVQTGVATFELTAPDRAEWDRRLRAVRERELPFVVAIFDDTVIGYAYCAPWKTRPAYRHTVEDSIYLAPEATGRGVGGMLMTALLDGCVAAGIREVISVIVDTDEAAASIALHRKHGFVDAGRLRAVGFKHGRLLDTVLLQCSLRETP; via the coding sequence ATGATCAACGCCATCACCGTCCGTACGGTCACTTCCGCGGACCTGGACGCGATCGGCTCCATCTACGCCCACCACGTCCAGACCGGGGTAGCCACTTTCGAGCTGACCGCACCGGACCGGGCCGAATGGGACCGTCGGCTGCGCGCTGTCCGCGAGCGCGAATTACCTTTTGTTGTTGCGATATTCGACGACACCGTCATCGGCTATGCTTACTGCGCGCCGTGGAAGACCCGGCCCGCCTACCGCCACACGGTCGAAGACTCGATCTACTTGGCGCCCGAAGCCACCGGTCGCGGTGTCGGCGGCATGTTGATGACGGCGCTGCTCGACGGCTGCGTCGCGGCGGGGATCCGGGAGGTCATCTCGGTGATCGTCGACACCGACGAGGCGGCGGCCTCAATTGCTCTGCATCGCAAACATGGTTTCGTCGACGCCGGCCGGCTGCGTGCCGTCGGTTTCAAACACGGTCGACTACTCGACACCGTGCTGCTGCAGTGCAGTCTGCGTGAAACACCATGA
- a CDS encoding acyl-CoA desaturase, protein MSDNISRRPEKKIYSLTPEQADAFGAELDAIRERVIADLGERDATYIRNIIKTQRKLEVGGRALLFASIFPPFWLAGTAMLGIAKILDNMEIGHNVMHGQYDWMGDPAISSKAFEWDTACPADQWRHSHNYMHHTYTNIVDMDRDIGYGILRMSEDQKWSPYYLGNPVYAFLLMVFFQYGVALHELETERIRSGEISIADKKDVLRGIWAKTKRQTLKDYVAFPLLAGPFAPFVFTGNMTANLMRNVWSYMIIFCGHFPEGTQEFSIEETQNESRGQWYFRQLLGSANLTGGKLFHILSGNLSFQIEHHLFPDIPAHRHAEISVEVREICERYGLPYNTGPLHKQFGTVVRKIVRLAFPWGGRGKDIEPEVAESVVDVVIEPGAIEDSAEAERELVLVP, encoded by the coding sequence ATGTCGGACAACATTTCCCGTCGCCCCGAAAAGAAGATCTACAGCCTCACTCCCGAGCAAGCCGACGCGTTCGGGGCCGAACTCGATGCCATCCGCGAGCGCGTGATCGCCGATCTCGGTGAGCGTGACGCCACCTACATCCGCAACATCATCAAAACCCAGCGCAAGCTCGAAGTCGGCGGCCGCGCACTGTTGTTCGCCTCGATCTTCCCGCCGTTCTGGTTGGCCGGTACCGCCATGCTGGGCATCGCGAAGATCCTCGACAACATGGAAATCGGCCACAACGTCATGCACGGCCAGTACGACTGGATGGGCGATCCGGCCATCTCCAGCAAGGCATTTGAGTGGGATACCGCGTGCCCGGCCGATCAATGGCGGCACTCGCACAACTACATGCACCACACCTACACCAACATCGTCGACATGGACCGCGACATCGGCTACGGCATCCTGCGGATGAGCGAAGATCAGAAGTGGTCGCCGTACTACCTGGGCAACCCGGTCTACGCCTTTCTGCTGATGGTGTTCTTCCAGTACGGCGTGGCATTGCACGAACTGGAAACCGAGCGCATCCGGTCCGGCGAGATCAGCATCGCCGACAAGAAGGATGTGCTGCGCGGCATCTGGGCGAAGACCAAGCGCCAGACACTCAAGGATTACGTGGCTTTCCCGCTACTGGCCGGACCGTTCGCGCCGTTTGTATTCACCGGCAACATGACCGCGAACCTCATGCGCAACGTGTGGTCCTACATGATCATCTTCTGCGGGCACTTCCCGGAAGGCACCCAGGAGTTCTCCATCGAGGAAACTCAGAACGAGTCTCGCGGGCAGTGGTATTTCCGGCAGCTGCTCGGTTCGGCAAACCTGACCGGCGGCAAGCTGTTCCACATCCTCAGCGGCAACCTGTCCTTCCAGATCGAGCACCACCTGTTCCCCGACATCCCGGCCCACCGGCACGCCGAGATCTCCGTCGAGGTCCGCGAGATCTGCGAACGCTACGGCCTGCCCTACAACACAGGCCCGCTGCACAAGCAATTCGGCACCGTCGTCCGCAAGATCGTCCGGTTGGCGTTCCCGTGGGGCGGCCGCGGTAAGGACATCGAACCCGAGGTCGCCGAGTCGGTGGTCGACGTGGTGATCGAGCCAGGGGCCATCGAGGATTCGGCGGAAGCTGAGCGCGAACTGGTGCTGGTGCCCTGA
- a CDS encoding ferredoxin reductase, with the protein MFTQTLTAGVRRRVSSSSLVNLLTGPHGVDRYTELVEPTWTRGDARAKVIAVRRQTSRSVTLTLEPNDAFTGFRAGQHINLSVEINGRRRTRCYSPASAERAGSIELTIGRHDGGLVSTYLCDHAYPGMVLGLDSVGGDFVMPALRPRRILFVSGGSGITPVLSMLRTLHAEGFTGEVAFVHYARTADEACYRSELAAMRGVRVLHGYTRTADGADLDGHFGSAHLAAAFPRTAPDAVYVCGPAALVDAVRELCPDAQSESFVPPTFTVSAEATGGAVTFTNSNITVTDDGQPLLAQAEAAGLTPESGCRMGICHSCTRFKTRGAVRNLITGAVSSADSEDIQICVTAPVGDIAIDL; encoded by the coding sequence ATGTTCACTCAAACTTTGACAGCGGGAGTTCGCCGGAGGGTATCCAGCTCGTCGCTCGTGAACCTGCTTACCGGGCCGCACGGTGTGGATCGCTACACCGAGCTGGTCGAACCGACTTGGACACGCGGCGATGCCCGCGCCAAGGTGATCGCGGTGCGGCGCCAGACGTCGCGCAGCGTGACGCTGACCCTGGAACCGAATGACGCGTTCACCGGATTCCGGGCCGGTCAGCACATCAACCTGTCAGTCGAGATCAACGGGCGGCGTCGCACGCGGTGCTATTCGCCCGCCAGCGCCGAGCGTGCCGGCTCGATCGAGCTGACCATCGGCCGCCACGACGGTGGCCTAGTGTCCACGTACCTATGCGACCACGCCTACCCGGGCATGGTGCTGGGGCTGGACTCCGTCGGCGGCGACTTCGTGATGCCGGCCTTACGGCCCCGCCGCATCCTCTTCGTCTCCGGCGGCAGCGGCATCACCCCGGTGCTGTCGATGCTGCGCACCCTGCACGCCGAGGGCTTCACCGGTGAGGTGGCCTTCGTCCATTACGCGCGCACGGCCGATGAGGCCTGCTACCGGTCTGAGCTCGCGGCGATGCGCGGTGTCCGGGTGCTGCACGGCTACACCCGGACCGCCGACGGCGCCGACCTCGACGGTCATTTCGGATCCGCGCATCTGGCCGCCGCATTCCCGAGGACTGCGCCCGACGCCGTCTACGTTTGCGGACCGGCCGCGCTTGTCGACGCTGTCCGCGAGCTATGCCCGGATGCGCAATCTGAGAGCTTCGTGCCGCCGACGTTCACGGTTTCCGCCGAAGCGACCGGCGGTGCCGTCACCTTCACCAACAGCAACATCACGGTGACAGACGACGGTCAACCGCTGCTGGCGCAGGCCGAGGCTGCGGGCCTGACACCGGAAAGCGGTTGCCGGATGGGAATCTGCCACAGCTGCACCCGATTCAAGACCCGTGGCGCCGTGCGCAACCTCATTACCGGCGCGGTGTCCAGCGCCGACTCCGAAGACATCCAGATCTGCGTCACCGCCCCCGTCGGTGACATCGCTATCGATCTCTGA
- a CDS encoding TetR family transcriptional regulator: MNNRTPNSRTRRAESSRPSRSRDMLSRDERKQATRRAIIAAALKLLKDQSFSSLSLREVTREAGIVPAAFYRHFDSMDALGLVLIDESFRSLRDMLRGARAGKLDPHHFIESSAEILIGSVNERREHWRFIARERNSGVSVLRYAIRTEIRLITSELAIDLARYPGLADWSSEDLNILANLFVNAMISIAEALDDAADAQSVDAIHRTAIKQLRMIAVGVQGWRSES; the protein is encoded by the coding sequence GTGAACAATCGTACGCCTAATTCACGAACACGACGCGCGGAATCGTCTCGACCGTCACGTTCGCGGGACATGCTGTCCAGGGACGAACGCAAACAGGCCACCCGTCGGGCCATCATCGCCGCGGCACTCAAGCTGCTGAAGGATCAGAGCTTCAGCTCGCTGAGCCTGCGTGAGGTGACCCGCGAGGCAGGCATCGTGCCCGCTGCGTTCTATCGGCATTTCGATTCGATGGACGCACTCGGCCTCGTGCTCATCGACGAGTCGTTCCGCTCTTTGCGCGACATGCTGCGCGGCGCCCGTGCGGGCAAGCTCGATCCGCACCACTTCATCGAGTCATCGGCGGAAATCCTCATCGGCAGCGTCAACGAACGCCGTGAGCACTGGCGGTTCATCGCCCGCGAACGCAACAGCGGCGTCTCGGTGTTGCGCTACGCCATCCGCACCGAGATCCGGTTGATCACTTCAGAACTCGCAATCGACCTGGCCCGCTACCCTGGCCTAGCGGACTGGAGCAGCGAAGATCTCAACATCCTGGCCAATCTGTTCGTCAATGCGATGATCTCGATCGCCGAGGCCCTGGACGACGCAGCGGACGCCCAATCTGTCGATGCGATCCACCGCACCGCGATCAAACAACTGCGCATGATCGCAGTCGGCGTTCAAGGTTGGCGCAGCGAGAGTTAG